One region of Bacillus pumilus genomic DNA includes:
- a CDS encoding YkuJ family protein yields MSQLMGIITRLQSLQETAEAANEPAQRYFEVNGEKICSVKYFEKNQTFELTVFQQGDKPNTFPFDNIDMISIEIFELLQS; encoded by the coding sequence ATGTCACAATTAATGGGTATCATTACAAGGCTGCAAAGTCTTCAAGAGACAGCAGAAGCTGCAAACGAACCGGCACAGCGTTATTTCGAAGTGAACGGTGAGAAAATCTGTAGTGTTAAGTATTTCGAAAAGAATCAAACGTTTGAATTGACTGTTTTTCAACAAGGGGATAAGCCAAATACTTTCCCATTTGACAACATTGATATGATTTCGATTGAGATTTTTGAGCTTTTACAATCCTAA
- a CDS encoding ribonuclease H-like YkuK family protein — MSDSFYYNLSEDHLAFSDVVMRMKDFIRKDPRSAYVLSIGTDSQVNQNVTRFMTAIHLHRIGKGAWGCLTQQVISRPVQSLREKISLETAFSQKVCADILEGPLTELMDLLLPFAEEGADLRFEAHLDIGKKGSTKDLIQEMTGMITAMGIEAKIKPDSYAAFCYANRYTK; from the coding sequence GTGAGTGATTCTTTTTACTACAATCTTTCTGAAGATCATTTAGCGTTTTCTGATGTCGTCATGAGAATGAAAGACTTTATTCGAAAAGACCCTAGATCCGCCTATGTGTTATCAATTGGTACGGACTCTCAGGTCAATCAAAATGTCACAAGATTTATGACTGCAATTCATCTCCACCGGATTGGCAAAGGGGCTTGGGGCTGCCTCACGCAACAAGTGATCAGCAGACCTGTGCAAAGCCTTAGAGAAAAAATTTCATTAGAGACAGCGTTTAGCCAAAAGGTATGTGCAGACATCCTTGAGGGGCCTTTAACAGAACTGATGGATTTGCTTCTTCCGTTTGCTGAGGAAGGGGCAGACCTCCGTTTTGAAGCCCATCTGGATATTGGCAAAAAAGGAAGTACAAAAGATCTGATCCAGGAAATGACCGGAATGATCACAGCTATGGGAATTGAAGCTAAAATAAAACCCGACTCATACGCAGCATTTTGCTATGCCAATCGATACACAAAATAA
- the abbA gene encoding antirepressor AbbA: MSVIENRFNEEEKKLLLNVLLNQEYAVELLSSEINDIECGTKNVDDNTYKQLITLYDRVRFEN, translated from the coding sequence ATGAGCGTCATCGAAAATCGTTTTAATGAAGAAGAGAAAAAGCTATTATTAAACGTATTGCTGAATCAGGAATATGCTGTCGAATTACTAAGCAGTGAGATCAATGATATAGAATGTGGAACAAAAAATGTCGATGACAATACGTATAAGCAGTTGATCACATTGTATGACAGAGTAAGGTTTGAGAATTAA
- the cbpB gene encoding cyclic-di-AMP-binding protein CbpB: MIEIEPTQLLESTVAEHMIDADKVAHVQIGNNLEHALLVLTKTGYTAIPVLDPSYHLHGLIGTNMIMDKIFGLERIEFEKLDQLKVEEVMLTDIPRLKTTDPVLKGVHAVTNNGFVCVVNEEQVFEGIFTRRVVLKRLNEVIHAAKK, from the coding sequence ATGATAGAGATAGAACCAACTCAATTGCTTGAGTCAACAGTAGCCGAGCATATGATTGATGCAGATAAAGTGGCACATGTTCAAATTGGAAATAACCTTGAGCATGCTCTATTGGTCCTTACAAAAACAGGATATACAGCCATCCCGGTATTAGATCCTTCTTATCACCTGCATGGGTTAATTGGAACGAATATGATCATGGATAAGATCTTTGGTTTAGAACGAATTGAATTCGAAAAGCTGGACCAACTGAAGGTAGAAGAGGTTATGCTTACTGATATCCCAAGGCTTAAAACGACGGATCCTGTGCTAAAAGGCGTTCACGCTGTAACGAATAATGGATTTGTTTGTGTCGTAAATGAGGAGCAAGTCTTTGAAGGAATATTTACACGACGTGTTGTATTAAAGCGCTTAAATGAAGTGATTCATGCCGCGAAAAAATGA
- a CDS encoding LysR family transcriptional regulator, translating into MQLQELHMLVVLSEELNMRKASERLFVSQPALSQRLQTIEKEWGTKIFFRSQKGLTVTSAGEQIIQFAKEVTVEQDRVRERIDELEGEIHGTLKLAVASIIGQHWLPKVLKRYVEKYPNAKVSLVTGWSSEMLKSLYEDHVHIGIIRGNPDWKGTKEYLMTDHLYLVDSVIKDVDELIETERPFIQFKSDSTYYQEIQHWWHQKFKVSPKQTILVDQIETCKQMAYHGIGYAILPSVTLYDHEKSVHKTPLVDVNGEQIGRDTWLLGYEASFQLKQVQAFVGVVKEMLESDAV; encoded by the coding sequence ATGCAGCTTCAGGAGTTACATATGCTTGTTGTGCTAAGTGAAGAATTGAATATGAGAAAGGCTTCGGAGCGGCTCTTTGTCTCTCAGCCTGCTTTATCCCAAAGATTGCAGACGATTGAAAAAGAGTGGGGAACCAAAATTTTTTTTCGTTCTCAGAAAGGGCTCACCGTGACTTCGGCAGGTGAACAGATCATTCAATTTGCAAAAGAGGTGACGGTTGAGCAAGATCGAGTGAGAGAGAGAATCGATGAACTTGAAGGGGAAATTCACGGTACACTAAAGCTTGCGGTTGCATCCATTATTGGACAGCACTGGCTGCCGAAAGTGTTAAAGCGGTATGTCGAAAAGTACCCAAATGCGAAGGTATCACTTGTGACCGGCTGGAGTAGTGAAATGCTCAAAAGCTTATACGAGGACCACGTGCACATTGGGATCATTCGCGGAAACCCTGATTGGAAGGGAACAAAGGAATATTTGATGACAGATCATTTATATTTAGTCGATTCCGTTATCAAAGACGTGGACGAGTTAATCGAGACAGAACGCCCGTTTATTCAATTTAAAAGCGACAGCACGTATTATCAGGAAATCCAGCACTGGTGGCATCAAAAATTCAAAGTGTCTCCAAAGCAGACGATTCTAGTGGACCAGATTGAGACGTGTAAACAAATGGCCTACCACGGCATCGGCTACGCCATTTTGCCTTCGGTCACCTTATACGATCACGAAAAAAGTGTTCATAAAACACCGCTTGTTGACGTGAATGGAGAGCAAATCGGACGTGACACATGGCTGCTAGGCTATGAAGCTTCTTTTCAATTAAAACAAGTGCAAGCATTTGTCGGTGTGGTCAAAGAAATGCTTGAAAGTGATGCGGTGTAA
- a CDS encoding DUF4275 family protein, translated as MKNNQLIKMNKPEWGDHLRVRWRERFASHLSMKEQNEISIDDFLWHLCSFGMVTCLENAEAIDAFLQQSKDKCTVFYQFVDEAYLFENASSLLINDLPYQSNHMDYNDMYVMDWNEKWTFVVTHETDYGPYFIQIDETNE; from the coding sequence ATGAAAAACAATCAATTAATCAAAATGAACAAACCAGAATGGGGAGATCATTTGCGCGTGAGGTGGCGTGAACGTTTTGCTAGTCATCTTTCAATGAAAGAACAAAACGAGATATCAATAGATGATTTTTTATGGCATTTATGCAGTTTTGGAATGGTTACATGCCTTGAAAATGCTGAAGCGATAGACGCATTTCTTCAACAATCAAAGGATAAGTGTACTGTTTTTTATCAATTTGTTGACGAGGCGTATCTTTTCGAAAATGCCAGCTCTCTTTTAATCAATGATTTACCATATCAATCTAATCATATGGATTATAACGATATGTATGTGATGGATTGGAATGAAAAATGGACATTTGTGGTGACGCACGAAACGGATTATGGTCCATATTTTATTCAAATAGATGAAACGAACGAATGA
- a CDS encoding flavodoxin, producing the protein MKALITFASMSGNTEDMAAIIKQTLEGIGIDTEMLEFDDTSAEDLSSYDYVFIGSYTWGDGDLPYEAEDFYEEVSTLELSDIKAAVFGSGDYSYPKFCEAVHTFHDMLKSTGASVFPETLKMELAPDTDEDVACCQEFATSFLTWAALSEKRVENHVS; encoded by the coding sequence ATGAAAGCACTAATTACATTTGCGAGTATGTCTGGTAATACAGAAGATATGGCAGCGATCATAAAGCAAACACTAGAAGGAATAGGGATCGATACAGAGATGTTGGAATTTGATGATACAAGCGCAGAGGATCTTTCTTCATACGATTATGTGTTCATCGGTTCTTATACATGGGGTGATGGTGATTTACCTTATGAAGCTGAGGACTTTTATGAAGAGGTCTCCACGCTTGAACTAAGTGACATCAAAGCAGCTGTGTTCGGGTCTGGAGATTACAGCTACCCGAAGTTTTGTGAGGCTGTCCATACATTTCATGACATGCTCAAATCAACCGGTGCATCTGTATTTCCTGAAACATTGAAAATGGAGCTTGCGCCTGATACCGATGAGGATGTGGCGTGCTGTCAGGAATTTGCGACAAGCTTTTTAACGTGGGCGGCGCTATCTGAGAAACGAGTTGAAAACCATGTTTCATAA
- a CDS encoding WD40/YVTN/BNR-like repeat-containing protein has translation MFHKGATAVAASKNGGYFVAVKREGIFHYSVESGWQQLFKLKHKIHAISYIGPYLFGVGENGTVIRSGDEGHTWALSSFPTNAVVWSITGRKDGFVCAHGKHSIYVSNDFGISWEIMKPFAHVNHPPVIRSLCAAGDHLYIGTQIHDVHGGIWVYDLESEQVFLLNREEHRMTASMLLCQEHLLVCALGSKKGKKGSVQILDLHTNMLHDIQSQAFAREESFLDVSEDNGIVYVTTSQDEHGFSKVYQLDIEQKELKWFDTIKGHGFRVANQNENFFCAGLYESKFVRPYEEPALIH, from the coding sequence ATGTTTCATAAAGGAGCGACAGCTGTTGCTGCATCTAAAAACGGTGGATACTTTGTCGCTGTAAAACGTGAAGGTATTTTTCACTACAGTGTGGAGAGCGGGTGGCAGCAACTGTTTAAGCTCAAGCATAAAATTCATGCCATCAGCTATATTGGACCTTATTTATTCGGTGTTGGTGAAAATGGCACAGTGATTAGATCAGGAGATGAAGGCCATACATGGGCGCTATCATCATTTCCAACAAATGCAGTCGTTTGGTCTATTACAGGACGCAAAGATGGGTTTGTGTGTGCACATGGAAAACATAGTATTTATGTGTCAAATGATTTCGGGATTTCCTGGGAAATTATGAAGCCATTTGCTCATGTGAACCATCCGCCTGTCATTCGTTCCTTATGTGCTGCAGGTGATCATCTTTATATTGGAACTCAGATTCATGATGTTCATGGAGGAATATGGGTGTATGACTTGGAGAGTGAACAGGTTTTCCTCCTAAACAGAGAGGAGCACCGGATGACAGCTTCTATGCTGCTCTGTCAGGAGCATCTGCTTGTTTGCGCATTGGGATCAAAAAAAGGCAAAAAGGGATCTGTTCAAATTTTAGATTTACATACCAATATGCTGCATGATATTCAATCACAAGCCTTTGCTAGAGAGGAATCATTTTTGGATGTGTCAGAGGATAATGGCATTGTGTATGTGACGACTTCACAAGACGAACACGGGTTTTCTAAAGTGTATCAGCTTGATATTGAGCAAAAAGAGCTCAAATGGTTTGATACGATCAAAGGACACGGTTTTCGTGTAGCCAATCAAAATGAAAACTTTTTCTGTGCTGGTTTATATGAAAGCAAGTTTGTAAGACCATATGAGGAGCCGGCATTGATTCATTGA
- a CDS encoding flavodoxin, whose translation MTEKVLLVYATMSGNTEAMADLIEKGITEAGAGVDRHEAMDIDAELLNDYTHIMLGAYTWGDGDLPDDFIDLYEEMEELDLTGKAFAVFGSGDTSYEHFCGAVDLIEEKVKELGGDIVLPSVKIELNPEGEEEEKLISFGKQFVHLHQQEAG comes from the coding sequence GTGACAGAAAAGGTTTTACTCGTGTATGCCACGATGTCTGGGAATACAGAAGCGATGGCGGATCTAATTGAAAAAGGAATAACAGAAGCAGGAGCCGGCGTGGACCGTCATGAAGCGATGGATATTGATGCAGAGCTTCTCAATGATTACACGCACATTATGTTAGGTGCGTACACATGGGGAGATGGTGACCTTCCTGATGATTTTATTGATTTATATGAAGAAATGGAAGAGCTTGATTTAACGGGAAAAGCATTTGCTGTATTCGGTTCCGGGGATACATCTTATGAGCATTTTTGCGGAGCTGTTGACCTAATCGAAGAAAAAGTGAAGGAACTTGGCGGTGACATTGTCCTGCCATCCGTCAAGATCGAGCTAAATCCAGAAGGAGAAGAAGAAGAGAAATTGATTTCTTTTGGCAAACAATTTGTTCATCTTCACCAGCAGGAAGCGGGGTAA
- the dapD gene encoding 2,3,4,5-tetrahydropyridine-2,6-dicarboxylate N-acetyltransferase codes for MKQMDANEIISFIQNSTKSTPVKVYIKGDLEGIEFGEHAKTFITGNTGVVFGEWSDIQEALETNKDKIEDVVVENDRRNSAIPMLDLKNIKARIEPGAIIRDQVEIGDNAVIMMGASINIGSVIGEGTMIDMNVVLGGRATVGKNCHIGAGSVLAGVIEPPSAKPVVVEDDVVIGANAVVLEGVTIGKGAVVAAGAIVVNDVEPYTVVAGTPAKKIKDIDEKTKGKTEIKQELRQL; via the coding sequence ATGAAACAAATGGACGCTAATGAAATTATTTCATTTATTCAAAATAGTACAAAATCAACACCTGTCAAAGTTTACATCAAAGGTGATTTAGAAGGTATTGAGTTTGGTGAACATGCAAAAACGTTCATCACAGGAAACACTGGAGTTGTTTTCGGTGAGTGGAGCGACATTCAAGAAGCGCTAGAAACGAACAAAGACAAAATTGAAGATGTTGTCGTGGAAAATGACCGCCGCAACTCTGCAATCCCGATGTTAGATTTAAAGAACATTAAAGCACGTATTGAGCCAGGTGCGATCATTCGTGACCAAGTTGAAATCGGTGATAATGCAGTCATCATGATGGGGGCTTCTATTAATATCGGCTCTGTGATCGGCGAAGGTACGATGATTGACATGAACGTGGTGCTTGGCGGCCGTGCGACAGTAGGTAAGAACTGTCATATCGGTGCTGGATCTGTTCTTGCAGGTGTCATTGAGCCACCATCTGCTAAACCAGTTGTCGTAGAAGATGATGTTGTCATCGGTGCGAACGCTGTAGTTCTAGAAGGTGTAACAATTGGTAAAGGTGCAGTCGTAGCTGCTGGTGCGATCGTTGTGAACGATGTAGAGCCTTACACAGTTGTAGCAGGTACACCTGCAAAGAAAATCAAAGACATTGATGAAAAAACAAAAGGTAAAACAGAAATTAAACAAGAACTGCGTCAGCTTTAA
- a CDS encoding N-acetyldiaminopimelate deacetylase yields MIYPRLIRIEERKRVHLLNREQLISIRRDLHQIPELGFKEFKTQAYLINHLSAYSKDRVEIETWRTGLFVKVKGTNPERVFAYRADMDGLSIPEDTGYPFQSVHEGKMHACGHDLHMTIALGIIDHFVHEPIKEDLLFMFQPAEEGPGGAEPMLTSDVLKKWTPDFITALHIAPEYPVGTIATKPGLLFANTSELVIDLEGKGGHAAYPHLANDMVVAASALVGQLQSVISRNVDPLDSAVITIGTITGGTAQNIIAQHAKLDGTIRTLSPESMEKVRKRIEALAKGIEIGYECKATVRYPSSYYEVDNSKELTEEFMSYVAGEGLANVIECREAMTGEDFGYMLKKYPGFMFWLGVDSEYGLHHAKLMPDEKAIETAVNVMTAYFKKQAGE; encoded by the coding sequence ATGATATATCCACGTCTTATTCGTATAGAGGAAAGGAAGCGAGTTCACTTGTTAAATCGTGAGCAATTGATATCCATTCGAAGAGATTTACATCAAATCCCTGAGCTTGGTTTTAAGGAATTCAAAACACAAGCGTACCTCATCAATCATCTTAGTGCTTATTCAAAAGATCGAGTTGAGATAGAAACATGGCGAACTGGACTTTTTGTCAAAGTAAAGGGAACAAATCCTGAGCGCGTATTTGCGTATCGTGCAGATATGGACGGTCTGTCAATTCCTGAGGACACAGGGTATCCATTTCAATCAGTACATGAAGGGAAGATGCATGCGTGTGGACATGACCTTCATATGACCATCGCACTTGGGATCATTGATCATTTCGTTCATGAGCCAATCAAAGAAGATCTATTATTTATGTTCCAACCGGCAGAAGAAGGTCCAGGCGGAGCTGAACCGATGCTTACAAGTGATGTGCTGAAAAAGTGGACGCCAGATTTTATTACAGCACTGCATATTGCACCTGAATATCCTGTCGGAACGATAGCCACAAAGCCAGGGCTGCTTTTTGCCAATACGAGTGAGCTTGTGATAGATCTTGAAGGAAAAGGCGGACACGCTGCTTACCCTCATTTAGCGAATGATATGGTTGTGGCAGCGAGCGCACTTGTAGGTCAGCTGCAATCGGTTATTTCTCGTAATGTCGATCCTCTTGATAGTGCGGTCATCACGATTGGCACGATTACCGGGGGAACGGCTCAAAATATCATTGCACAGCATGCAAAGCTTGATGGCACCATTCGTACACTTTCACCAGAATCTATGGAAAAAGTGAGAAAGCGAATTGAAGCACTAGCAAAAGGGATTGAAATTGGCTACGAATGCAAGGCAACCGTGCGATACCCTTCATCTTATTACGAAGTGGATAATTCAAAGGAACTGACAGAGGAATTTATGTCATATGTCGCCGGAGAAGGGCTTGCGAATGTGATTGAATGCAGAGAAGCCATGACAGGAGAAGATTTTGGCTACATGCTGAAAAAATACCCTGGATTCATGTTTTGGTTAGGGGTCGATTCAGAATATGGCCTGCATCATGCAAAACTTATGCCTGATGAAAAAGCGATAGAAACCGCAGTAAACGTTATGACGGCTTATTTCAAAAAGCAAGCAGGTGAATGA
- a CDS encoding YkuS family protein, with protein MTRIGVEPSLSDVEELLKQKGYDVVRIQNEQQMDQCDCYVVTGLDSNVLGISDTTTKASVITASGMTADEICQEVEQRVQ; from the coding sequence ATGACAAGAATTGGTGTAGAACCATCTTTATCCGATGTAGAAGAACTACTGAAGCAAAAAGGGTATGACGTCGTACGTATTCAAAATGAACAGCAAATGGATCAGTGTGACTGCTATGTAGTCACAGGGCTAGATTCAAATGTTCTTGGCATTTCAGACACAACGACAAAGGCATCTGTGATTACCGCGTCTGGTATGACGGCTGATGAAATTTGTCAAGAAGTAGAACAGCGTGTTCAATAA
- a CDS encoding mechanosensitive ion channel family protein, with protein MKAFEQVDWVSIILNSSMILLKLIAIFVIYFIIRAIGNKMIKRAYSTFSERHDVSLSRAQTLQSLTLNIFAYILIFILVVMILDLFHYNPTALLAGAGVVGLAIGFGAQGLVSDIVTGFFILLEKQFDVGEYITVAGFEGIVEQIGLRTTQLRSFDGTLHFIPNRSILNVSNHSRGTMQALVDIELSPEENVDQMITALQAACDEVRKDIPQIIEGPQVVGVEAFGSSSLVLRIIAKTETMEQWRVERILRKKMKEVLDIEKEQKEPG; from the coding sequence ATGAAAGCATTTGAACAAGTAGATTGGGTTTCCATTATCCTCAATAGCAGTATGATTTTGCTAAAACTAATCGCTATTTTTGTGATTTATTTTATCATCAGAGCCATCGGAAATAAGATGATTAAGCGTGCCTATTCCACTTTCTCTGAAAGGCATGACGTCTCTTTATCAAGAGCTCAGACGCTGCAAAGTCTCACGCTAAATATTTTCGCCTACATATTGATTTTTATTTTAGTTGTCATGATCCTCGACTTATTTCATTATAACCCGACCGCTTTGCTAGCTGGCGCAGGCGTTGTGGGGCTTGCAATCGGTTTTGGCGCTCAAGGACTAGTGAGTGATATTGTGACAGGATTCTTTATATTATTAGAGAAACAATTCGATGTGGGAGAATACATAACAGTTGCTGGCTTTGAAGGGATCGTAGAACAAATTGGACTTAGAACCACGCAGCTTCGAAGTTTTGACGGCACCCTTCATTTTATTCCAAATCGAAGCATATTGAACGTGAGCAATCATTCAAGAGGGACTATGCAGGCACTCGTTGATATCGAGCTATCTCCAGAAGAGAATGTGGATCAAATGATCACAGCCCTTCAAGCTGCGTGTGATGAGGTACGAAAAGACATTCCTCAAATTATCGAAGGCCCTCAAGTTGTCGGCGTGGAGGCGTTCGGATCCTCTTCCCTTGTACTGCGCATCATTGCAAAAACCGAAACAATGGAGCAATGGCGGGTAGAACGAATCTTGCGCAAAAAAATGAAAGAAGTACTCGATATAGAAAAAGAGCAAAAAGAACCGGGATGA
- the ahpA gene encoding biofilm-specific peroxidase AhpA: protein MAERFVGKQAPRFEMEAVLANKEFGKVSLEENMKNDKWTVLFFYPMDFTFVCPTEITAMSDRYDEFEDLDAEIIGVSTDTIHTHLAWINTDRKDNGLGELKYPLAADTNHTVSREYGVLIEEEGIALRGLFIINPEGELQYQTVFHNNIGRDVDETLRVLQALQTGGLCPANWKPGQKTL from the coding sequence ATGGCAGAGCGTTTTGTAGGAAAACAAGCTCCACGTTTTGAAATGGAAGCAGTACTTGCTAACAAGGAATTTGGTAAAGTAAGTTTAGAAGAAAACATGAAGAATGACAAATGGACAGTTCTTTTCTTCTATCCGATGGATTTCACATTTGTTTGCCCAACTGAAATTACAGCAATGAGCGATCGTTATGATGAGTTCGAAGATTTAGATGCTGAAATCATTGGTGTATCTACTGATACAATCCATACGCATCTTGCTTGGATCAACACAGACCGTAAAGACAATGGTCTAGGCGAATTGAAATATCCGCTAGCTGCTGACACAAACCACACAGTATCTAGAGAATACGGCGTTTTAATTGAAGAAGAAGGAATTGCACTTCGCGGTCTATTCATTATCAATCCTGAAGGCGAACTTCAATATCAAACAGTATTCCACAACAATATCGGTCGTGATGTAGATGAGACATTACGTGTTCTTCAAGCATTACAAACTGGTGGAC